The proteins below come from a single Cystobacter ferrugineus genomic window:
- a CDS encoding GNAT family N-acetyltransferase has protein sequence MMRPMSAMSPESGPVPTRELTPLVVPPVSLEGGSVRLEPLALAHVPGLAALLEPEIFEHFNSVLRTPADVEAYVAAALKAAEAGVERPFVILERETGTPVGTTRYLDIQRTHRTLEIGSTWLARRVWRSRVNTECKFLLLRHAFESLGVMRVQLKTDRRNTRSRTAIERLGARFEGILRHHMLVRGGQVRDSAYYSIVDTEWPEVKAGLARKLDVTGR, from the coding sequence ATGATGCGTCCCATGTCCGCCATGAGCCCCGAGTCCGGCCCCGTCCCCACGCGTGAACTCACGCCACTCGTCGTCCCTCCGGTGTCCCTGGAGGGCGGGAGCGTGCGCCTCGAGCCGCTCGCCCTCGCGCATGTCCCCGGGCTCGCGGCGCTGCTCGAACCGGAGATCTTCGAGCACTTCAACTCGGTGCTGCGCACGCCCGCGGACGTGGAGGCCTACGTCGCCGCCGCGCTGAAGGCCGCGGAGGCGGGGGTGGAGCGGCCCTTCGTCATCCTCGAGCGGGAGACGGGCACGCCGGTGGGCACCACGCGCTACCTGGACATCCAACGCACGCACCGCACGCTGGAGATTGGCAGCACGTGGCTGGCCCGGCGCGTCTGGCGCTCGCGGGTGAACACCGAGTGCAAGTTCCTCCTGCTGCGGCATGCCTTCGAGTCGCTCGGGGTGATGCGCGTGCAACTCAAGACCGACCGGCGCAACACCCGCTCGCGCACGGCCATCGAGCGGCTCGGCGCGCGCTTCGAGGGCATCCTGCGCCACCACATGCTGGTGCGCGGCGGTCAGGTGCGCGACTCGGCCTACTACAGCATCGTCGATACCGAGTGGCCCGAGGTGAAGGCGGGCCTCGCGCGCAAGCTGGACGTCACCGGTCGCTGA
- the lptB gene encoding LPS export ABC transporter ATP-binding protein, which produces MSGRLFAEGLQKTFNKRQVVRGVSFQVAQGEVVGLLGPNGAGKTTSFNMVVGLVRPDAGRVRMEGADLTSLPMHRRTVHGLGYLPQESSIFRKLTVRQNFLSVLELQKGLDRAARERRAEQLLEEFDLRHVAEAPGEVLSGGERRRTEIARSLIPEPRFILFDEPFAGVDPINVGDIQAQIALLKSRGLGVLITDHNVQETLGICDRAYIIAQGQILEEGTPEQLVASPRARAVYLGERFRLQSG; this is translated from the coding sequence ATGAGTGGCCGGTTGTTCGCGGAGGGTCTGCAGAAGACCTTCAACAAGCGTCAGGTGGTGCGGGGCGTGTCCTTCCAGGTCGCGCAGGGGGAGGTGGTGGGCCTGTTGGGCCCCAATGGCGCCGGCAAGACGACGAGCTTCAACATGGTGGTGGGCCTGGTGCGGCCCGACGCCGGCCGGGTGCGCATGGAGGGCGCGGATCTCACCTCGCTGCCCATGCACCGGCGCACCGTCCACGGCCTGGGCTACCTCCCCCAGGAGTCCTCCATCTTCCGCAAGCTCACCGTGCGGCAGAACTTCCTGTCCGTGCTCGAGCTGCAGAAGGGCCTGGACCGCGCCGCCCGCGAGCGCCGGGCCGAGCAGTTGCTGGAGGAGTTCGACCTGCGCCACGTGGCCGAGGCCCCCGGCGAGGTGCTCTCCGGGGGCGAGCGCCGCCGCACGGAGATCGCCCGCTCGCTCATCCCCGAGCCGCGCTTCATCCTCTTCGACGAGCCCTTCGCCGGCGTGGACCCCATCAACGTGGGCGACATCCAGGCGCAGATCGCCCTGCTCAAGTCCCGTGGCCTGGGCGTGCTCATCACCGACCACAACGTCCAGGAGACCCTGGGCATCTGTGATCGGGCCTACATCATCGCACAGGGGCAGATCCTCGAAGAGGGCACGCCCGAGCAGCTCGTCGCTTCACCCCGGGCGCGAGCGGTGTACCTCGGCGAGCGTTTCCGTTTGCAGTCCGGGTGA
- a CDS encoding GlsB/YeaQ/YmgE family stress response membrane protein: protein MGLETLVLWLFIGLIAGWLASAVVGGGYGIVGDIVVGIVGAFLGGWLFRAMGVGAPGSGIVSSIIVAFVGAVVLLLILRAIHRTTYRRV, encoded by the coding sequence ATGGGTCTCGAAACACTGGTGCTCTGGCTGTTCATCGGTCTCATCGCGGGTTGGCTGGCCTCGGCGGTCGTGGGCGGGGGCTATGGCATCGTGGGCGACATCGTCGTGGGCATCGTGGGCGCGTTCCTGGGCGGATGGCTCTTCCGCGCCATGGGCGTGGGCGCTCCGGGCAGCGGCATCGTCTCGTCCATCATCGTGGCCTTCGTTGGCGCCGTCGTCCTGCTATTGATTCTGCGCGCCATCCATCGGACGACGTACCGGCGGGTCTGA
- a CDS encoding PAS domain-containing sensor histidine kinase, whose amino-acid sequence MPGSHPAPGSPSDTPRPPPDERFELLLEHMAEAFLSLDERGRVLRCNTRAAALLGVEAERLRGQEPWTAAPGLMGRTLHERLLAALESRQPSRFLASLPPRTWLEVSVVPVGEELWVLSTDITQREEAQALVEQTEKRFRLLGERFQVALDSAQMAVWETNLATGQVFRSEGHDRLYGYPEPLPTWTHERFLEALHPEDRPEVEAQVATVFTQDVKAYTSTFRVRGVEGSWRWLTSRARVLRDGDGRPVVVRGAILDITQLKETELALQESVRVREDFLSLAGHELKTPLTGLTLQVQMLRRLGEEDVTTPLMAPRVQARLDAIDRGLRRLGTLGDNLLDVSRIRHGQLDFIFSTGDLSALVSEVVARMEDEARTAGVSLVGFIEPRVVGRFDRLRVEQVLVNLLFNALRHGGGHPVEVVLERYAGGARLVVRDEGPGVPEADRERIFARFEQVQGESRAGGLGLGLFIVRQCVEGHQGRVFVEPGPGGRGAAFVVELPL is encoded by the coding sequence GTGCCCGGTTCGCATCCGGCGCCTGGCTCCCCTTCCGACACCCCGCGTCCTCCGCCGGACGAGCGCTTCGAGCTGTTGCTCGAGCACATGGCCGAGGCCTTCCTGTCCCTGGACGAGCGGGGCCGGGTGCTGCGGTGCAACACGCGCGCGGCGGCCCTGCTGGGCGTGGAGGCCGAGCGGCTCCGGGGTCAGGAGCCGTGGACGGCGGCGCCCGGGCTGATGGGCCGCACGTTGCACGAGCGGCTCCTGGCGGCCCTGGAGTCGCGCCAGCCCTCGCGCTTCCTCGCCTCGCTGCCCCCGCGCACCTGGTTGGAGGTGTCGGTGGTGCCGGTGGGCGAGGAGTTGTGGGTGCTCTCCACCGACATCACCCAGCGCGAGGAGGCCCAGGCGCTGGTGGAGCAGACGGAGAAGCGCTTCCGGCTGCTGGGCGAGCGCTTCCAGGTGGCGCTCGACTCCGCGCAGATGGCCGTCTGGGAGACGAACCTCGCCACCGGTCAGGTCTTCCGCTCCGAGGGGCATGATCGGCTCTACGGCTACCCCGAGCCCCTGCCCACGTGGACGCACGAGCGCTTCCTGGAGGCGCTGCATCCCGAGGACCGGCCCGAGGTGGAGGCGCAGGTCGCCACCGTCTTCACCCAGGACGTGAAGGCCTATACCTCCACCTTCCGCGTCCGGGGCGTGGAGGGCTCGTGGCGCTGGCTCACCAGCCGGGCCCGGGTGCTGCGCGATGGGGACGGCCGGCCCGTGGTGGTGCGCGGTGCCATCCTCGACATCACCCAGTTGAAGGAGACGGAGCTGGCGTTGCAGGAGTCGGTGCGCGTGCGCGAGGACTTCCTGTCGCTCGCGGGCCATGAGCTCAAGACGCCCCTGACGGGTCTGACCCTGCAGGTGCAGATGTTGCGGCGGCTGGGCGAGGAGGACGTCACCACCCCGCTGATGGCGCCCCGGGTGCAGGCACGCCTGGATGCCATTGACCGGGGCCTGCGGCGTCTGGGGACGCTGGGCGACAACCTGTTGGACGTCAGCCGCATCCGCCACGGCCAGCTCGACTTCATCTTCTCCACCGGAGACCTGTCGGCGCTGGTGTCCGAGGTGGTGGCGCGCATGGAGGACGAGGCGCGCACGGCCGGCGTGTCGCTCGTCGGTTTCATCGAGCCGCGCGTGGTGGGACGCTTCGATCGGCTGCGGGTGGAGCAGGTGCTCGTCAACCTGCTGTTCAATGCCCTGCGCCACGGCGGGGGACACCCGGTGGAAGTCGTGCTGGAGCGCTACGCCGGAGGCGCGCGGCTGGTGGTGCGCGACGAGGGGCCCGGTGTGCCGGAAGCGGATCGCGAGCGCATCTTCGCGCGCTTCGAGCAGGTGCAGGGCGAGTCGCGCGCGGGAGGACTCGGCCTGGGACTCTTCATCGTGCGCCAGTGCGTCGAGGGCCACCAGGGCCGCGTGTTCGTGGAGCCCGGACCCGGTGGACGAGGCGCGGCTTTCGTCGTCGAGCTGCCTCTCTAA
- the lptC gene encoding LPS export ABC transporter periplasmic protein LptC, giving the protein MTRIVMFLGYVLALGSACTPPQGQADTSAPPAVVMHGVRLRSFEGDTPSLEGRARSATYERSGELTASEATIRVPGKTPGDVTVVTAREMEGHLGTRQLVATGDVVVRNPSGMVARTPRVAYDAVQQTARGSEGVQVQGPDYRLSAETFLISLPDGQFTFEGSVHTVLEAADD; this is encoded by the coding sequence GTGACACGTATCGTCATGTTCCTAGGTTATGTCCTCGCCCTTGGGTCAGCTTGTACTCCCCCCCAGGGCCAGGCGGACACCTCCGCGCCACCCGCGGTGGTGATGCACGGGGTGCGGTTGCGCTCGTTCGAGGGAGACACCCCATCGCTGGAGGGTCGGGCGCGCAGCGCCACCTACGAGCGCAGCGGCGAGCTCACCGCCTCCGAGGCGACCATCCGGGTGCCCGGCAAGACGCCCGGGGACGTCACCGTGGTGACCGCGCGGGAGATGGAGGGCCACCTGGGCACGCGGCAGCTCGTGGCCACCGGGGACGTGGTGGTGCGCAACCCCTCCGGCATGGTGGCGCGCACCCCCCGGGTCGCCTATGACGCGGTCCAACAAACGGCGCGCGGCTCCGAGGGGGTCCAGGTCCAGGGCCCCGACTACCGCCTGAGCGCCGAGACGTTCCTGATTTCCCTGCCCGACGGGCAATTCACCTTCGAGGGCTCGGTGCACACCGTGCTGGAGGCCGCGGATGATTGA
- a CDS encoding glycoside hydrolase family 3 protein, protein MSLRPPHALALPLALLLGACTLAPAPRPAPSSPPPLPALPLVVPVPVDALAEEVERLLSGLSLEDKVGQLMMVGIGGRAVDGTVEALVRGHRVGGICLFKHNISDGQQVARLNQDLRGLLADGIPPFLALDQEGGNVVRVKDGVVVLPGNMALGATRSAELAYAAGHAQAEDLRRLGFNMNLAPVLDVNLNPRNPVIGSRSYGDSIPLVSELGRAFVRGQQDAGLVTVAKHFPGHGATDADSHRALPVMLESREEVLAQMEPFRAVIREGLDGLMTAHVAVPALTGDDVPATVHPRVLRGLLRERLDFQGLVLTDELEMEPIAQRYGVGQAAVLAVNAGADMVLVPWHSEKKREVHAALLSAVRSGELSASRLDEAVRHILATKVRRGLFAPPLPMEERLATPRSAEHEEVAHRIARAAVTLLRTDGEHFPLPSGVRLGVITAEDSLGEAIRERVPGARVLDVPAWPSRAQRARMRQRARALALQSDVVVVGMINSRQLELVTLAASLGRPVVLVSMGLPYLAERATAARAVLAVYSYQPTATEAAAAALFGEIGTPGRLPVGLSRLTFGYGLEVPRRQQATAPPAPR, encoded by the coding sequence GTGTCCCTCCGGCCCCCGCACGCCCTCGCGCTCCCCCTCGCCCTGCTGCTGGGGGCGTGTACCCTGGCGCCGGCTCCGCGCCCGGCCCCCTCCTCCCCACCACCGCTCCCCGCGCTCCCCCTCGTCGTCCCCGTCCCGGTGGACGCGCTCGCCGAGGAGGTGGAGCGGCTGCTCTCCGGCCTCTCCCTCGAGGACAAGGTGGGACAACTGATGATGGTGGGCATCGGGGGGCGCGCGGTGGATGGCACCGTGGAGGCCCTGGTGCGCGGCCACCGGGTGGGGGGCATCTGCCTCTTCAAACACAACATCTCCGACGGCCAGCAGGTGGCCCGGCTCAACCAGGACCTGCGCGGGCTGCTCGCCGACGGCATCCCCCCCTTCCTCGCGCTGGACCAGGAGGGGGGCAACGTCGTGCGGGTGAAGGACGGCGTGGTGGTGTTGCCGGGCAACATGGCCCTGGGGGCCACGCGCTCGGCGGAGCTCGCCTACGCGGCGGGACATGCCCAGGCGGAGGACCTGCGGAGGCTGGGCTTCAACATGAACCTGGCGCCGGTGCTGGACGTCAACCTCAACCCGCGCAACCCCGTCATCGGCAGCCGCTCCTATGGTGACTCGATTCCCCTCGTGTCCGAGCTGGGGCGCGCCTTCGTGCGCGGCCAGCAGGACGCGGGGCTCGTCACCGTGGCCAAGCACTTCCCCGGCCATGGCGCCACGGACGCCGACAGCCACCGCGCGCTGCCCGTCATGCTCGAGTCGCGCGAGGAGGTGCTCGCCCAGATGGAGCCCTTCCGGGCCGTCATCCGCGAGGGGCTGGACGGGTTGATGACCGCGCACGTCGCCGTGCCCGCCCTGACGGGAGACGACGTGCCCGCCACCGTCCACCCCCGGGTGCTGCGCGGCCTGCTCCGCGAGCGGCTCGACTTCCAGGGTCTGGTCCTCACCGACGAGCTGGAGATGGAGCCCATCGCCCAACGCTACGGCGTGGGTCAGGCCGCCGTGCTGGCGGTGAACGCCGGCGCGGACATGGTGCTCGTGCCCTGGCACTCGGAGAAGAAGCGCGAGGTGCACGCGGCGCTCCTGTCCGCGGTGCGCAGTGGCGAGCTGTCCGCCTCCCGCCTGGATGAAGCGGTACGTCACATCCTCGCCACCAAGGTGCGCCGGGGACTGTTCGCCCCGCCCCTCCCCATGGAGGAGCGTCTGGCCACCCCGCGTTCGGCCGAGCACGAGGAAGTGGCCCATCGCATCGCCCGCGCCGCCGTCACCCTGCTGCGCACCGACGGCGAGCACTTCCCCCTGCCCTCCGGCGTGCGCCTGGGCGTCATCACCGCCGAGGACTCGCTCGGTGAGGCCATCCGCGAGCGGGTGCCCGGGGCCCGGGTGCTGGACGTGCCCGCCTGGCCCTCGCGTGCCCAGCGCGCGCGCATGCGGCAGCGGGCCCGCGCCCTCGCGCTTCAGTCCGACGTGGTGGTGGTGGGGATGATCAACTCGCGCCAGTTGGAGCTCGTCACCCTGGCCGCCTCGCTCGGGCGCCCCGTGGTGCTCGTGTCCATGGGCCTGCCCTACCTGGCCGAGCGAGCCACCGCGGCCCGGGCGGTGCTCGCCGTCTACTCGTACCAACCCACCGCCACCGAGGCCGCCGCGGCCGCGCTCTTCGGGGAGATTGGCACGCCGGGCCGGCTGCCCGTGGGCTTGAGCCGGCTCACCTTCGGGTACGGCCTGGAGGTGCCGCGCCGTCAACAGGCCACCGCCCCACCCGCCCCTCGGTGA
- the rpiA gene encoding ribose-5-phosphate isomerase RpiA, producing MSPSPEKGAANDIDRHKREAAERAVESIQPGMVVGLGTGSTAAFVVHRLAALRGEGKLLDVKGVPTSRRTAVLAESLGIPLTTLEAHPVLDVCIDGADEVDPELRLIKGGGGALLREKIVAQASRRVIIVVDEGKLSPRLGTRWAVPVEVLPFGWRSQALYLEGLGARVTQRLGPEGSPFVTDQGHFILDCAWGALEHPEALAARLQARAGIVEHGLFLGLTSELIVAGSRGVEVRRPG from the coding sequence ATGAGCCCATCCCCCGAGAAGGGTGCCGCCAACGACATCGACCGGCACAAGCGCGAGGCCGCCGAGCGCGCGGTGGAGTCCATCCAGCCGGGCATGGTGGTGGGGCTGGGCACGGGAAGCACCGCGGCCTTCGTGGTGCACCGGCTGGCCGCGCTGCGCGGCGAGGGGAAGCTGCTGGACGTGAAGGGGGTGCCGACGTCGCGGCGGACGGCGGTCCTGGCGGAGTCGCTCGGCATCCCCCTCACCACGTTGGAGGCGCACCCCGTGTTGGATGTCTGCATCGACGGCGCGGACGAGGTGGACCCGGAGCTGCGGCTCATCAAGGGCGGGGGCGGCGCGCTGTTGCGCGAGAAGATCGTCGCCCAGGCGAGCCGCCGGGTGATCATCGTGGTGGACGAGGGCAAGTTGTCCCCCCGGCTGGGCACGCGCTGGGCGGTGCCGGTGGAGGTGCTGCCGTTTGGCTGGCGCTCGCAGGCGCTCTACCTGGAAGGACTGGGCGCCCGGGTCACCCAGCGCCTGGGCCCCGAGGGCTCACCCTTCGTGACGGATCAGGGCCACTTCATCCTCGACTGCGCCTGGGGCGCCCTGGAGCACCCGGAAGCGCTGGCCGCGCGGCTCCAGGCCCGGGCGGGCATCGTGGAGCATGGCCTGTTCCTCGGGCTGACGTCGGAGCTCATCGTGGCCGGTTCCCGGGGCGTGGAAGTTCGTCGTCCTGGATGA
- the rpoN gene encoding RNA polymerase factor sigma-54 has protein sequence MAMELKQSLKLSQQLVMTPQLQQAIKLLQLSRMELLEQVREEMDQNPLLEQPDEAPFGDLTDKEPGEASMEAANTEIPRDFEARTPDTATEFKADKDGPPEIDWEAYLNSYQFNEPTTASNKGNVATDDMPSFEANMVEKEDLVDHLQEQLGTLRLNEAERRVGMLILGNLDHDGYLKLEEVEGDPLIRLANEADVPMSVAERTLRRIQNLEPKGCAARDLQECLLIQVAALKDKHAPLLGLIIKRHMKYLESKNLPAIAKDLKVPLDEVVEASKLLPRLDPKPGRNFSGDDAQFITPDVFVYKMEDDYTVVLNDDGLSKLRISGMYRNALKAGGVGPGQTKEFIQEKLRSAQWLIRSIHQRQRTIYKVTESIVKFQREFLDQGIAHLKPLILRDVAEDIGMHESTVSRVTTNKYVHTPQGIFELKYFFNSSIARVSGDDTASEAVKHHIKQLVSQEDPRNPYSDQKIVELLKAQGTEIARRTVAKYREVLNILPSSKRKRYF, from the coding sequence ATGGCGATGGAACTCAAGCAGAGCCTGAAGCTTTCGCAGCAGCTGGTGATGACGCCCCAGCTGCAGCAGGCCATCAAGCTGCTGCAACTCTCGCGCATGGAGTTGTTGGAGCAGGTCCGGGAGGAGATGGACCAGAACCCGCTCCTGGAGCAGCCGGACGAGGCGCCCTTCGGCGACTTGACGGACAAGGAGCCGGGCGAGGCCTCCATGGAGGCGGCGAATACCGAGATTCCCCGGGATTTCGAGGCGCGCACCCCGGACACGGCGACGGAGTTCAAGGCGGACAAGGACGGTCCGCCGGAGATCGACTGGGAGGCGTACCTCAACAGCTACCAGTTCAACGAGCCGACCACGGCGTCCAACAAGGGCAACGTGGCCACGGACGACATGCCCTCCTTCGAAGCCAACATGGTGGAGAAGGAGGACCTGGTCGACCACTTGCAGGAGCAGCTCGGCACGCTGCGGCTCAACGAGGCCGAGCGCCGCGTGGGCATGCTCATCCTCGGCAACCTGGATCACGACGGCTACCTCAAGCTGGAGGAGGTGGAGGGAGACCCCCTCATCCGCCTGGCCAACGAGGCGGACGTGCCCATGAGCGTGGCCGAGCGCACCCTGCGCCGCATCCAGAACCTGGAGCCCAAGGGCTGCGCCGCCCGGGACTTGCAGGAGTGCCTGCTCATCCAGGTGGCCGCGCTCAAGGACAAGCACGCGCCGCTGCTCGGCCTCATCATCAAGCGCCACATGAAGTACCTGGAGAGCAAGAACCTCCCGGCGATCGCCAAGGATCTCAAGGTGCCGCTGGACGAGGTGGTGGAGGCCTCCAAGCTCCTGCCGCGCCTGGATCCCAAGCCGGGCCGCAACTTCAGCGGCGACGACGCGCAGTTCATCACCCCGGACGTGTTCGTCTACAAGATGGAGGACGACTACACGGTGGTGCTCAACGACGACGGCCTGTCCAAGCTGCGCATCTCCGGCATGTACCGCAACGCGCTCAAGGCGGGCGGGGTGGGCCCCGGGCAGACCAAGGAGTTCATCCAGGAGAAGCTGCGAAGCGCCCAGTGGCTCATCCGCTCCATCCACCAGCGCCAGCGCACCATCTACAAGGTCACCGAGAGCATCGTGAAGTTCCAGCGCGAGTTCCTCGACCAGGGCATCGCGCACCTCAAGCCGCTCATCCTGCGCGACGTGGCCGAGGACATCGGCATGCACGAGTCCACCGTGTCGCGCGTGACGACGAACAAGTACGTGCACACGCCCCAGGGCATCTTCGAGCTGAAGTACTTCTTCAACTCGTCCATCGCCCGCGTGTCCGGCGACGACACCGCGAGCGAGGCCGTCAAGCACCACATCAAGCAGCTCGTCAGCCAGGAAGATCCGCGCAACCCCTACTCGGATCAGAAGATCGTCGAGCTGCTCAAGGCCCAGGGCACGGAGATCGCCCGGCGCACCGTGGCCAAGTACCGGGAGGTGCTCAACATCCTCCCGAGCAGCAAGCGCAAGCGCTACTTCTAG
- the hpf gene encoding ribosome hibernation-promoting factor, HPF/YfiA family has product MQLNITFRQFGSSDSLKEYAKEKVERVNKYLDRAGEAHVVLSLERHLHHADITIHSGAWVLRGREKSEDMYASIDSAMDKIEAQLRKYKEKIKNHHGRERVHHRQGLVNNLKVRHKVFELPEEEVLDQAADSAEALRSATPEAAPAAEAPAQRIVRTSEITVKPMSVDEAVMQMNLLNQDFYVFQHAATHEVCVVYRRKDDGQFGLIGVHAPPNAG; this is encoded by the coding sequence ATGCAGCTCAACATCACCTTCCGCCAGTTCGGTTCGTCCGATTCCCTCAAGGAGTACGCGAAGGAGAAGGTCGAGCGGGTGAACAAGTACCTGGATCGCGCCGGAGAAGCCCACGTGGTGTTGTCGCTCGAGCGGCACCTGCACCACGCGGACATCACCATCCACTCGGGCGCGTGGGTGCTGCGCGGCAGGGAGAAGAGCGAGGACATGTACGCGTCCATCGACAGCGCGATGGACAAGATCGAGGCGCAGCTGCGCAAGTACAAGGAGAAGATCAAGAACCACCACGGGCGCGAGCGCGTGCATCACCGGCAGGGGCTGGTGAACAACCTCAAGGTGCGCCACAAGGTGTTCGAGCTGCCCGAGGAGGAGGTGCTCGATCAGGCCGCGGACTCCGCCGAGGCCCTGCGCTCGGCCACGCCCGAGGCCGCCCCGGCCGCCGAGGCCCCCGCGCAGCGCATCGTGCGCACCTCGGAGATCACCGTGAAGCCCATGTCGGTGGATGAGGCGGTGATGCAGATGAACCTGCTCAACCAGGACTTCTACGTCTTCCAGCACGCGGCCACGCATGAGGTGTGCGTGGTGTACCGGCGCAAGGATGACGGGCAGTTCGGCCTCATCGGCGTGCACGCGCCGCCCAACGCGGGCTAG
- a CDS encoding SDR family oxidoreductase, producing the protein MAQKDPRSAGNQPPQPPQEQSAPALEAKMTPEPDYGLTSYKGLGRLKGRVALVTGGDSGIGRAVCLAFAREGADVAFGYLNEDQDAEVTRRAVEESGHQVVSFRGDLTDEAVCRRLVEDTVKRFGRIDILVNNAAYQGKAVEKFEEISSERLERTFRTNILAMFHLVRYALPHMKKGSTIINTASIQAYQPSPNILDYACTKGAIVTFTKGLAQELIERGIRVNCVAPGPVWTPIIPASFDAEKVKSFGEDNPTGRAGQPVELAPSYVFLASDESTYVNGEVLGVTGGKLLA; encoded by the coding sequence ATGGCTCAGAAAGATCCGCGTTCCGCTGGCAACCAGCCCCCGCAGCCTCCTCAGGAGCAGTCGGCGCCGGCCCTCGAGGCCAAGATGACGCCCGAGCCCGACTACGGGCTGACCTCGTACAAGGGGCTCGGCCGGCTGAAGGGCCGGGTGGCGCTCGTCACCGGCGGCGACAGTGGCATCGGCCGCGCGGTGTGCCTCGCGTTCGCCCGCGAGGGCGCCGACGTGGCCTTCGGCTACCTCAACGAGGACCAGGACGCCGAGGTGACCCGGCGCGCCGTCGAGGAGTCCGGCCACCAGGTGGTGTCCTTCCGGGGAGATCTCACGGATGAGGCCGTGTGCCGCCGCCTCGTCGAGGACACGGTGAAGCGCTTCGGCCGCATCGACATCCTCGTCAACAACGCCGCCTACCAGGGCAAGGCGGTGGAGAAGTTCGAGGAGATCTCCTCCGAGCGGCTCGAGCGCACCTTCCGCACCAACATCCTCGCGATGTTCCACCTGGTGCGCTACGCGCTGCCGCACATGAAGAAGGGCTCCACCATCATCAACACGGCCTCCATCCAGGCCTATCAGCCCTCGCCCAACATCCTCGACTACGCGTGCACCAAGGGCGCCATCGTCACCTTCACCAAGGGCCTGGCCCAGGAGCTCATCGAGCGCGGCATCCGCGTCAACTGCGTGGCGCCCGGCCCCGTGTGGACGCCCATCATCCCCGCCTCCTTCGACGCGGAGAAGGTGAAGTCCTTCGGCGAGGACAACCCCACCGGCCGCGCCGGTCAGCCCGTCGAGCTGGCGCCCTCCTACGTGTTCCTCGCCTCGGACGAGTCCACCTACGTCAACGGCGAGGTGCTCGGCGTCACCGGCGGCAAGCTGCTCGCCTGA
- a CDS encoding LptA/OstA family protein, whose protein sequence is MIEYLLTAFFVAQPVPVATAAPGASSAPRKEEPRLRDPVEITSKRVRGSRDQAIFSGDVVVKQRTMDLRCDEMTASYTGPREVTRVECVGNMRLVDEGRTAQGERAVLDVPSGRLVVTGNPEARDATTHLRGSEVRLLMGARGMEYEVDEAVVTLEAAPLRTPRKGGGKEGGAQRFPAEITARRVVGSSTQAVFTGDVVVKHRTLDLRCDKMITYFSATREVSRAECVGHVRAQDGVRQARGERAELHVPTGVLWLTGNPEARDATTHLRGSEVRMTIGDANFEVKDAVVTVESAPSAPRGKGAGKGSPGKSPDNSQTGSTRQP, encoded by the coding sequence ATGATTGAGTACCTCCTGACGGCCTTCTTCGTGGCCCAGCCCGTGCCGGTGGCCACCGCCGCCCCGGGCGCCTCGTCCGCGCCCCGCAAGGAGGAGCCGCGGCTGCGAGATCCGGTGGAGATCACCTCCAAGCGGGTGCGGGGCTCGCGCGATCAGGCCATCTTCTCCGGCGACGTGGTGGTCAAGCAGCGCACCATGGACTTGCGCTGTGACGAGATGACCGCCTCCTACACGGGCCCGCGCGAGGTGACGCGCGTGGAGTGCGTGGGGAACATGCGCCTGGTGGACGAGGGGCGCACCGCCCAGGGCGAGCGCGCCGTGCTCGACGTGCCCAGCGGCAGGCTCGTGGTGACGGGCAACCCCGAGGCGAGGGACGCCACCACCCACCTGCGCGGCTCCGAGGTGCGCCTGCTCATGGGCGCGCGGGGCATGGAGTACGAGGTGGACGAGGCCGTCGTCACGCTCGAGGCGGCGCCGCTGCGCACGCCGCGCAAGGGTGGGGGGAAGGAGGGCGGCGCGCAGCGGTTTCCCGCGGAGATCACCGCCCGCCGGGTCGTCGGCTCGTCCACCCAGGCCGTCTTCACGGGAGACGTGGTGGTGAAGCACCGGACGTTGGATCTGCGGTGCGACAAGATGATCACCTACTTCAGCGCGACGCGGGAGGTGAGCCGGGCGGAGTGCGTGGGGCACGTGCGCGCCCAGGACGGGGTGCGGCAGGCGCGGGGCGAGCGGGCGGAGCTCCATGTCCCCACCGGGGTGCTGTGGCTGACGGGCAACCCCGAGGCGAGGGATGCCACCACCCACCTGCGCGGCTCGGAGGTGCGGATGACGATTGGCGACGCGAATTTCGAGGTGAAGGACGCCGTTGTGACCGTCGAGTCCGCGCCGTCCGCGCCCCGGGGCAAGGGGGCGGGCAAGGGGTCTCCAGGCAAGTCGCCTGACAACTCGCAGACGGGGAGTACCAGGCAACCATGA